CATTCTGATACCTGTGAGCCAATATACGTAATCTACAGCTAAGTCCATGCACTGCATCCCGTATACTCCATCGAAGTTTATATATTTACCTTCGTACCAATCAATGCGACTACTAGCTTCTGAATAAGTTTTCATTAATTTACTCCTCCTTCATTATCAACATCTACAGTTACATCTGAATCTTCAGTAATTAAACCTTCATCTACAGTTACTTTTACATCGTTACTTGATGGCTCTGCTTTTTGATGAGAATAATCACTGTCATTCATTCCTTGTGTTGTTGGATCAATTACAATCCCTATAGAAGTAAGCACTACTAATACAGTCATTAATATGTCTATAATCTGCTTAATTTGTATGCTATAGTCGATACCTAACAATGCACATATCTGATTCGCAAGCAATCCTAATGCTGAAATGA
Above is a window of Macrococcoides canis DNA encoding:
- a CDS encoding phage holin, encoding MNINWKLRLKNKATLTAIISALGLLANQICALLGIDYSIQIKQIIDILMTVLVVLTSIGIVIDPTTQGMNDSDYSHQKAEPSSNDVKVTVDEGLITEDSDVTVDVDNEGGVN